From a region of the Candidatus Binataceae bacterium genome:
- a CDS encoding Rieske 2Fe-2S domain-containing protein, with amino-acid sequence MGADLSRGQIRGNSIQCPFHAWSWGPDGKCNHIPYSKRIPPKAKVRSWPTSEQNKLLFVWNDPEGNSPSDEVAIPRMDACYSDEWTDWAMVKWTINTNCRELIDNVSDMAHFPVVHSAPVDYFANVFQGHKATQIMIGSGQGGMQGNLATCATYFGPAYQITQMRGEMGGFTVDSLLLNCHVPITLNSFDLRFGMVVRKMKGMSEEMSKQVCDAYIQAIQQGFYQDVEIWDHKVRIDNPLLCENDGPIYQLREWYRQFYLDADAVPEENHKRQVVEINRGYDHPPAPHHVFEE; translated from the coding sequence ATGGGCGCCGACTTAAGCCGAGGTCAGATACGGGGCAACTCGATTCAGTGCCCATTCCATGCGTGGAGCTGGGGTCCCGATGGCAAATGCAATCACATTCCTTACAGCAAGCGGATTCCGCCTAAGGCGAAGGTAAGGTCGTGGCCGACCAGCGAACAGAACAAGCTGCTGTTCGTATGGAACGATCCCGAGGGCAATTCGCCCTCCGACGAAGTCGCCATTCCGCGCATGGATGCGTGCTACTCGGATGAATGGACCGACTGGGCAATGGTGAAGTGGACGATCAATACCAATTGCCGCGAGCTGATCGACAACGTGTCCGACATGGCACATTTTCCGGTGGTGCACAGCGCACCGGTCGATTACTTCGCCAACGTGTTCCAGGGACACAAGGCGACCCAGATTATGATTGGGTCGGGGCAGGGCGGAATGCAGGGAAACCTGGCTACCTGCGCGACCTATTTTGGCCCGGCCTATCAGATCACGCAGATGCGCGGGGAGATGGGCGGGTTCACGGTCGATTCGCTTCTGCTCAACTGCCACGTTCCGATTACGCTTAATTCCTTTGACCTGCGCTTTGGGATGGTGGTGCGCAAGATGAAGGGGATGAGCGAGGAGATGTCCAAGCAGGTTTGCGACGCCTACATCCAGGCGATTCAGCAGGGGTTCTACCAGGACGTCGAGATTTGGGACCACAAGGTGCGGATCGATAATCCGCTGCTGTGCGAAAACGACGGACCCATCTACCAGCTGCGCGAGTGGTACAGGCAGTTCTATCTCGACGCTGACGCGGTGCCCGAAGAAAACCACAAGCGCCAGGTGGTGGAGATCAATCGTGGTTACGACCACCCCCCGGCGCCGCATCACGTTTTCGAGGAATAG